A genomic segment from Triticum dicoccoides isolate Atlit2015 ecotype Zavitan chromosome 1A, WEW_v2.0, whole genome shotgun sequence encodes:
- the LOC119269668 gene encoding uncharacterized protein LOC119269668 — protein MSRPHLPKDHAFPRANGFFDRRLCEIEEADAAAALAADQSWSGSPSQSTSPSSASSLPMSSCGQYMLHRVGKFDTLAGVAIKYGVEVADVKRLNSLSTDLQMFAHKTLRIPLPGRHPPPPFQQNGSYECDDRECTPRRLHDDLLESVLRTPRHKVSPAMSLLQGYYGLTPPPKRDPTQEGTEMPVYGKGKSISLVDEPWSAETPSPNTFMFEHRKPRSQTMGSLVNGESEENGDGERPIRRRPKADGELLPREENGSALLSRAGKGLALRPKSGTRPDMNKSHQNLIAMSEPSFDGGLQTVKKSSSTPEFQEPESNSSSSSIWSASKWSLKPDAFALPLFDSIPKPIAAWKNKAARD, from the exons ATGAGCCGCCCCCATTTGCCCAAAGACCACGCCTTCCCGCGCGCGAATGGGTTCTTCGACCGCCGCCTCTGCGAGATCGAGGAGGCGGACGCCGCGGCCGCCCTAGCCGCCGACCAGTCCTGGTCGGGGTCGCCGTCGCAGTCCACCTccccgtcgtcggcgtcgtcgctgCCGATGTCGTCGTGCGGCCAGTACATGCTGCACCGGGTCGGCAAGTTCGACACCCTCGCCGGCGTCGCTATCAAGTACGGAGTTGAG GTAGCTGACGTCAAGAGGCTGAATAGCCTCTCGACTGACCTCCAGATGTTTGCACACAAGACGCTGCGGATTCCACTCCCTGGAAGGCATCCTCCTCCACCTTTCCAGCAGAATGGTTCATACGAGTGTGATGACAG GGAATGTACTCCACGGCGTCTTCATGATGATCTATTGGAATCAGTTTTGCGAACACCAAGACACAAGGTTTCGCCAGCCATGAGCCTTTTGCAGGGATACTATGGTCTCACACCACCCCCAAAGAGGGATCCAACACAAGAAGGCACTGAGATGCCAGTATATGGAAAAGGCAAATCAATTTCCTTGGTTGACGAGCCGTGGTCTGCAGAGACACCAAGTCCCAACacgttcatgtttgagcataggaaACCCAGAAGCCAGACAATGGGTTCTCTTGTGAATGGCGAGTCTGAGGAGAATGGAGATGGTGAAAGGCCAATAAGGAGGCGCCCAAAAGCTGACGGCGAGTTGCTACCTAGGGAGGAAAATGGCAGTGCCTTGTTGTCACGGGCGGGAAAAGGCCTCGCATTGAGGCCAAAGTCGGGCACTCGACCAGACATGAACAAGAGCCATCAGAATCTTATCGCGATGTCGGAGCCTTCGTTTGACGGCGGGCTTCAAACCGTAAAAAAATCGTCGAGCACCCCTGAGTTCCAAGAGCCAGAGAGCAACAGCAGCTCCTCGTCCATATGGTCAGCAAGCAAGTGGAGCTTGAAACCAGACGCTTTCGCCCTCCCTCTCTTTGACAGCATTCCAAAGCCAATCGCTGCTTGGAAAAACAAGGCGGCCCGAGATTAG
- the LOC119269679 gene encoding endoribonuclease Dicer homolog 3b-like isoform X2, with protein sequence MAMADDDDGPLPPPPPPPPPRRPHRQLQPRRYQAEVFEAALQGNTIAVLDTGSGKTMVAVLLARHHVGRVRAGEVPRRIVFFLAPTVHLVHQQFEVIREYTDLDAAECYGASGVGDWSTDRWNKEVGSKEIAVMTPQILLDALRHAFVTMSAVSLLIFDECHRACGNHPYTRIMKEFYLGSQWRPAVFGMTASPVATKGTCTVQDCEAHIGQLELTLDAKVYIIKDRSELESFSPPATIVHEYYDAYSIDFEDLKSKLQILYEEYDALLASLQESSPNKFEDTNNILETSRKTLFRYHEKIFYGLNYLGPIITAEVVKIYNESIKTLGDSEDCLFSKASFSLHVAYFKEALDLIEEVLPHGYGELMKSESGSAELIKRGYISSKVDALINIFKSFGSSNEVLCLIFVDRIMTAKAVERFMRGIVSFSSFSISYLTGGSTSKDSLSPAVQRYTLDLFRSGKVNLLFTTDVTEEGIDVPNCSCVIRFDLPRTVCSYVQSRGRARRSSSNYVLMIERGNMDQQEHIFRIIRTEYYIKHFALYRHKNPNVSSSEWPMQDKYAYYVDSTGATITADCCVDLIRKYCEKLPKDRYYMPKPSFAVAIEDGSYQCTLTLPPNAAFQRIVGPLCSTSNLAKQLVSLDACKKLHQLGELNDHLLPFTEEPIEIDVALRDGKFLSGPGTTKRKELHGTRNVLALSGSWIHESESVTLNAYRFDFLCDQEGENYAGFVLLMESALDDDVACSKMDLFLIPNKMVYTTVTPCGKVQLDKKQLRDGKLFQEFFFNGIFGRLFHGSRTSGVQREFLFRKGHEIQWSSESMYLLLPLRHSPHIQQDLNIYWEAVESCTQAVEQLRNLYLEDENIRANFIQHRSIKEKDIIYLANKSLHFSSIKDSVVLSLHTGRIYSVLDLIYDTTAEDSFEEMYNGKASPFSSFMDYYREKYGIVIQHPKQPLLLLKQSHNAHNLLFSKSKYIDGSTGDPLLMEKEQIHARVPPELLIHIDVTIEVLKSFYLLPSVMHRLQSLMLASQLRRDIGYTQHIPSYLILEAITTLRCCETFSLERLELLGDSVLKYVIGCDLFLRYPMKHEGHLSDMRSNAVCNATLHKHGIWRSLQGYVRDSAFDPRRWVAPGQISLRPFPCNCGIETAFVPTNGRYISDDPSFVVGKPCDRAHRWMCSKAISDCVEALVGAYYVGGGIVAALWVMKWFGIEIKCDRKLVQEVKLNASYICYLPKISVIEELEAKLKYNFSVKGLLLEAITHPSLQELGVDYCYQRLEFLGDSVLDLLITRYLYVTHTDVDPGELTDLRSALVSNENFAEVVLRNNIHSHLQHGSGILLEQITEYVRSNLECQGKVNKFLQHATCKVPKVLGDIMESIAGAIFVDTDFNVDVVWKIVEPLLSPMITPDNLALPPYRELLELCSHLGYFINSKCSSKGEEVSIEMSVQLRDELLIAQGQDRNKKSAKAKAAARILADLKKRGLSMKQCPSKAKQSGIISSDQQYPLASLESPLDYCQVNVNPSLGGLPSLKEAVVLRLKMDKGGPRSALFKLCKRLQWPMPEFEFVEQRFRTPIVLDGVTTTNFNSFVSTITLHIPDVAAITLQGERRTDKKSSQDSASLTMLHKLQELKVCICKT encoded by the exons ATGGCCATggccgacgacgacgacggccccctgcccccgcctccgccgccgccgccgcctcgccgcccccacAGGCAGCTCCAGCCGAGGAG GTACCAGGCGGAGGTGTTCGAGGCGGCGCTGCAGGGGAACACCATCGCGGTGCTCGACACCGGCTCCGGGAAGACCATGGTCGCCGTCCTGCTCGCGCGCCACCACGTGGGCCGCGTGCGCGCCGGGGAGGTGCCCCGCCGGATCGTCTTCTTCCTCGCGCCCACCGTGCACCTAGTCCACCAG CAATTCGAGGTGATTCGGGAGTACACGGACCTCGACGCCGCGGAGTGCTACGGAGCTTCGGGGGTCGGCGACTGGAGTACAGACCGCTGGAACAAGGAAGTTGGGAGCAAGGAG ATTGCTGTTATGACGCCCCAGATATTGTTGGATGCCCTGAGGCATGCCTTTGTAACAATGAGTGCAGTGAGCCTGCTAATATTTGATGAATGCCATCGTGCCTGTGGAAACCACCCATATACACGAATAATGAAG GAATTTTACCTTGGTTCTCAGTGGAGGCCAGCTGTATTTGGAATGACAGCATCTCCTGTTGCTACTAAAG GCACTTGCACGGTACAAGATTGTGAAGCACACATTGGTCAACTTGAACTTACATTGGATGCAAAG GTATATATCATAAAAGATCGTAGTGAACTTGAGAGCTTTTCCCCTCCTGCAACAATTGTGCACGAATACTATGATGCTTACTCGATTGATTTCGAAGATCTGAAATCGAAGCTCCAGATATTGTATGAAGAG TATGATGCTTTGTTGGCTAGTCTGCAAGAATCGTCACCAAATAAATTTGAAGACACGAATAACATATTAGAGACATCAAGAAAGACCTTGTTCAGATACCATGAGAAGATATTTTATGGCCTAAATTATCTTGGTCCAATCATCACCGCTGAG GTAGTGAAGATATATAATGAAAGCATTAAGACACTGGGTGATTCTGAAGATTGTCTCTTCTCGAAAGCTAGCTTCAGCCTGCATGTAGCTTATTTTAAAGAAGCTTTAGATTTAATTGAGGAAGTATTGCCACATG GTTATGGTGAACTAATGAAATCAGAATCTGGTTCTGCGGAATTAATTAAAAGGGGGTATATTTCTTCAAAAGTGGATGCTCTAATCAACATTTTTAAATCATTTGG GTCATCAAACGAAGTGCTTTGCCTAATTTTTGTAGATAGAATTATGACAGCTAAAGCTGTTGAGAGGTTCATGAGAGGAATTGTTAGTTTCTCTAGTTTTTCAATTTCTTACTTGACTGGAGGGAGTACATCAAAAGATTCTCTGAGCCCAGCAGTGCAGAGATATACTTTAGACTTGTTCCGATCTGGAAAG GTGAACTTGCTTTTCACCACAGATGTAACTGAAGAGGGTATTGATGTACCTAACTGTTCTTGTGTCATACGCTTCGACCTGCCCAGAACTGTTTGTAGCTACGTTCAATCTCGTGGTCGTGCCAGAAGGAGCAGCTCAAATTATGTTCTTATGATTGAGAG GGGAAACATGGATCAGCAGGAACACATATTCCGCATAATACGGACTGAGTACTATATTAAACACTTCGCTCTGTATAGGCACAAAAACCCCAATGTTTCATCCTCTGAGTGGCCTATGCAAGATAAGTATGCATACTATGTTGATTCAACAGGAGCAACTATAACTGCAGACTGCTGTGTTGATCTGATCCGTAAATATTGTGAGAAACTTCCTAAAGATAG GTATTACATGCCAAAGCCTTCCTTTGCGGTGGCTATCGAAGATGGATCATACCAATGCACCTTGACTTTGCCTCCAAATGCGGCGTTTCAAAGGATAGTTGGCCCTTTATGCAGTACAAGTAATTTAGCCAAGCAGCTTGTATCCCTAGATGCGTGCAAGAAATTGCATCAGCTAGGAGAACTCAATGATCATCTTCTACCCTTCACCGAAGAACCTATTGAAATTGATGTTGCTTTAAGAGATGGGAAATTCCTTTCTGGACCAG GAACGACTAAAAGAAAGGAGCTCCATGGAACAAGAAATGTTCTTGCCCTGTCAGGATCGTGGATTCATGAAAGTGAAAGTGTCACATTGAATGCTTATAGATTCGATTTTCTTTGTGACCAAGAGGGTGAAAACTATGCTGGGTTTGTTCTCTTAATGGAATCAGCACTTGATGATGATGTAGCTTGTTCTAAAATGGATCTATTCCTGATCCCTAATAAAATGGTGTACACCACCGTAACTCCGTGTGGAAAAGTTCAACTGGACAAAAAACAG CTACGTGACGGGAAGTTGTTCCAAGAATTCTTTTTCAATGGAATATTTGGTAGATTATTTCATGGATCTCGAACAAGTGGAGTGCAAAGGGAATTTCTTTTCAGAAAAGGTCATGAAATACAATGGAGCTCAGAGAGCATGTACTTACTTTTACCTTTGAGGCATTCACCACACATCCAGCAAGATTTAAACATATACTGGGAGGCAGTTGAATCCTGCACCCAGGCGGTGGAGCAGTTGAGAAATTTGTATCTGGAAGATGAAAATATCCGTGCAAATTTTATTCAACATAGAAGTATCAAGGAGAAAGACATTATTTATCTGGCCAACAAATCTCTTCATTTTTCTAGCATCAAAGATTCAGTTGTGCTATCGCTTCATACTGGAAGGATATACTCTGTTCTTGACTTGATCTATGACACAACTGCTGAAGACTCGTTTGAAGAGATGTATAATGGAAAAGCTTCACCGTTTTCTTCATTCATGGACTACTACCGTGAAAA GTATGGTATTGTTATTcaacatccaaaacaaccgttgttGCTGTTAAAGCAAAGCCACAATGCACACAATCTTCTTTTTTCAAAATCGAAGTACATAG ATGGTTCTACGGGTGATCCTTTGCTCATGGAAAAAGAGCAAATACACGCCCGGGTCCCACCTGAATTGTTAATCCACATTGATGTGACAATTGAAGTTCTCAAATCTTTTTATTTATTGCCTTCTGTAATGCATCGACTTCAGTCTCTCATGCTAGCCAGCCAGCTCCGCAGAGATATTGGTTACACTCAACATATACCAAGTTACCTG ATTTTGGAAGCTATCACAACTTTAAGGTGCTGCGAAACATTTTCCCTGGAGCGTTTAGAATTATTGGGAGACTCAGTACTAAAATATGTGATAGGATGTGACCTGTTTTTAAGGTATCCTATGAAACATGAAGGTCATCTTTCTGATATGAGATCAAATGCTGTCTGCAATGCTACGCTTCATAAGCACGGAATCTGGCGATCCTTGCAG GGTTACGTGCGGGATAGTGCATTTGACCCACGGCGTTGGGTTGCTCCTGGGCAGATATCTTTGCGCCCTTTTCCTTGTAACTGCGGAATTGAGACTGCATTTGTTCCAACTAATGGAAGGTATATCAGCGACGACCCATCTTTTGTCGTTGGAAAACCATGTGATAGAGCTCACAGATGGATGTGCTCGAAAGCAATATCTGATTGTGTTGAAGCCCTAGTTGGAGCATATTATGTCGGTGGTGGCATAGTTGCTGCACTTTGGGTTATGAAGTGGTTCGGTATTGAAATAAAATGCGATAGGAAGTTGGTACAGGAAGTAAAGCTCAACGCATCTTATATATGCTACTTACCTAAAATAAGTGTTATTGAGGAGTTGGAAGCAAAACTGAAGTACAACTTCTCAGTCAAGGGCCTTCTACTGGAAGCCATAACTCATCCATCTCTGCAGGAATTAGGGGTTGACTACTGTTACCAG CGTCTGGAATTTCTGGGTGATTCTGTGCTGGATCTACTAATTACACGCTATCTCTATGTTACCCATACTGATGTTGATCCTGGAGAATTGACAGACTTACGTTCCGCTTTGGTTAGTAATGAGAATTTTGCAGAAGTAGTTTTAAGAAATAACATTCACAGTCATCTACAGCATGGGTCTGGAATACTTTTGGAGCAAATCACAGAATATGTTAGATCCAATTTGGAGTGCCAAGGGAAGGTTAATAAATTCCTTCAACATGCTACATGTAAAGTACCTAAG GTGCTTGGAGACATTATGGAAAGCATTGCCGGTGCAATATTTGTAGACACAGATTTTAATGTTGATGTGGTTTGGAAGATTGTTGAACCGTTGCTTTCCCCAATGATAACCCCTGATAATCTTGCATTGCCACCTTATCGGGAGTTGTTAGAGCTGTGTAGTCACCTTGGTTATTTCATAAATTCAAAATGCAGTAGTAAAGGAGAAGAAGTAAGTATAGAGATGTCAGTGCAATTACGAGATGAACTGCTGATAGCGCAAGGACAAGACAGAAATAAGAAGAGTGCAAAGGCAAAAGCAGCAGCTCGTATATTGGCAGATCTGAAG AAAAGAGGCCTTTCAATGAAACAATGTCCTTCTAAAGCTAAGCAGTCGGGTATTATATCTTCGGACCAGCAGTATCCTTTGGCAAGT TTGGAATCACCACTTGATTATTGTCAGGTGAATGTCAATCCTAGCCTAGGAGGCCTTCCCTCACTGAAAGAAGCAG TTGTTCTTCGGCTCAAAATGGACAAAGGTGGACCACGAAGTGCTCTTTTTAAGCTATGCAAGAGGTTGCAGTGGCCAATGCCAGAATTCGAATTTGTGGAACAAAGGTTCAG GACTCCTATTGTTCTGGACGGGGTAACCACAACGAACTTCAATAGCTTCGTGTCAACCATCACCTTGCACATACCTGATGTAGCAGCCATTACACTTCAAGGTGAGCGGCGAACTGACAAAAAGAGTTCCCAGGATTCAGCATCGCTGACAATGCTCCACAAGCTTCAAGAGCTCAAGGTCTGTATATGCAAGACTTAG
- the LOC119269679 gene encoding endoribonuclease Dicer homolog 3b-like isoform X1, whose translation MAMADDDDGPLPPPPPPPPPRRPHRQLQPRRYQAEVFEAALQGNTIAVLDTGSGKTMVAVLLARHHVGRVRAGEVPRRIVFFLAPTVHLVHQQFEVIREYTDLDAAECYGASGVGDWSTDRWNKEVGSKEIAVMTPQILLDALRHAFVTMSAVSLLIFDECHRACGNHPYTRIMKEFYLGSQWRPAVFGMTASPVATKGTCTVQDCEAHIGQLELTLDAKVTSASSTSFTLNFIEPLEMVSIPYMPFQVYIIKDRSELESFSPPATIVHEYYDAYSIDFEDLKSKLQILYEEYDALLASLQESSPNKFEDTNNILETSRKTLFRYHEKIFYGLNYLGPIITAEVVKIYNESIKTLGDSEDCLFSKASFSLHVAYFKEALDLIEEVLPHGYGELMKSESGSAELIKRGYISSKVDALINIFKSFGSSNEVLCLIFVDRIMTAKAVERFMRGIVSFSSFSISYLTGGSTSKDSLSPAVQRYTLDLFRSGKVNLLFTTDVTEEGIDVPNCSCVIRFDLPRTVCSYVQSRGRARRSSSNYVLMIERGNMDQQEHIFRIIRTEYYIKHFALYRHKNPNVSSSEWPMQDKYAYYVDSTGATITADCCVDLIRKYCEKLPKDRYYMPKPSFAVAIEDGSYQCTLTLPPNAAFQRIVGPLCSTSNLAKQLVSLDACKKLHQLGELNDHLLPFTEEPIEIDVALRDGKFLSGPGTTKRKELHGTRNVLALSGSWIHESESVTLNAYRFDFLCDQEGENYAGFVLLMESALDDDVACSKMDLFLIPNKMVYTTVTPCGKVQLDKKQLRDGKLFQEFFFNGIFGRLFHGSRTSGVQREFLFRKGHEIQWSSESMYLLLPLRHSPHIQQDLNIYWEAVESCTQAVEQLRNLYLEDENIRANFIQHRSIKEKDIIYLANKSLHFSSIKDSVVLSLHTGRIYSVLDLIYDTTAEDSFEEMYNGKASPFSSFMDYYREKYGIVIQHPKQPLLLLKQSHNAHNLLFSKSKYIDGSTGDPLLMEKEQIHARVPPELLIHIDVTIEVLKSFYLLPSVMHRLQSLMLASQLRRDIGYTQHIPSYLILEAITTLRCCETFSLERLELLGDSVLKYVIGCDLFLRYPMKHEGHLSDMRSNAVCNATLHKHGIWRSLQGYVRDSAFDPRRWVAPGQISLRPFPCNCGIETAFVPTNGRYISDDPSFVVGKPCDRAHRWMCSKAISDCVEALVGAYYVGGGIVAALWVMKWFGIEIKCDRKLVQEVKLNASYICYLPKISVIEELEAKLKYNFSVKGLLLEAITHPSLQELGVDYCYQRLEFLGDSVLDLLITRYLYVTHTDVDPGELTDLRSALVSNENFAEVVLRNNIHSHLQHGSGILLEQITEYVRSNLECQGKVNKFLQHATCKVPKVLGDIMESIAGAIFVDTDFNVDVVWKIVEPLLSPMITPDNLALPPYRELLELCSHLGYFINSKCSSKGEEVSIEMSVQLRDELLIAQGQDRNKKSAKAKAAARILADLKKRGLSMKQCPSKAKQSGIISSDQQYPLASLESPLDYCQVNVNPSLGGLPSLKEAVVLRLKMDKGGPRSALFKLCKRLQWPMPEFEFVEQRFRTPIVLDGVTTTNFNSFVSTITLHIPDVAAITLQGERRTDKKSSQDSASLTMLHKLQELKVCICKT comes from the exons ATGGCCATggccgacgacgacgacggccccctgcccccgcctccgccgccgccgccgcctcgccgcccccacAGGCAGCTCCAGCCGAGGAG GTACCAGGCGGAGGTGTTCGAGGCGGCGCTGCAGGGGAACACCATCGCGGTGCTCGACACCGGCTCCGGGAAGACCATGGTCGCCGTCCTGCTCGCGCGCCACCACGTGGGCCGCGTGCGCGCCGGGGAGGTGCCCCGCCGGATCGTCTTCTTCCTCGCGCCCACCGTGCACCTAGTCCACCAG CAATTCGAGGTGATTCGGGAGTACACGGACCTCGACGCCGCGGAGTGCTACGGAGCTTCGGGGGTCGGCGACTGGAGTACAGACCGCTGGAACAAGGAAGTTGGGAGCAAGGAG ATTGCTGTTATGACGCCCCAGATATTGTTGGATGCCCTGAGGCATGCCTTTGTAACAATGAGTGCAGTGAGCCTGCTAATATTTGATGAATGCCATCGTGCCTGTGGAAACCACCCATATACACGAATAATGAAG GAATTTTACCTTGGTTCTCAGTGGAGGCCAGCTGTATTTGGAATGACAGCATCTCCTGTTGCTACTAAAG GCACTTGCACGGTACAAGATTGTGAAGCACACATTGGTCAACTTGAACTTACATTGGATGCAAAGGTTACCTCAGCATCCTCAACTTCTTTCACTTTGAATTTCATTGAGCCTTTGGAAATGGTCTCCATACCTTACATGCCATTCCAGGTATATATCATAAAAGATCGTAGTGAACTTGAGAGCTTTTCCCCTCCTGCAACAATTGTGCACGAATACTATGATGCTTACTCGATTGATTTCGAAGATCTGAAATCGAAGCTCCAGATATTGTATGAAGAG TATGATGCTTTGTTGGCTAGTCTGCAAGAATCGTCACCAAATAAATTTGAAGACACGAATAACATATTAGAGACATCAAGAAAGACCTTGTTCAGATACCATGAGAAGATATTTTATGGCCTAAATTATCTTGGTCCAATCATCACCGCTGAG GTAGTGAAGATATATAATGAAAGCATTAAGACACTGGGTGATTCTGAAGATTGTCTCTTCTCGAAAGCTAGCTTCAGCCTGCATGTAGCTTATTTTAAAGAAGCTTTAGATTTAATTGAGGAAGTATTGCCACATG GTTATGGTGAACTAATGAAATCAGAATCTGGTTCTGCGGAATTAATTAAAAGGGGGTATATTTCTTCAAAAGTGGATGCTCTAATCAACATTTTTAAATCATTTGG GTCATCAAACGAAGTGCTTTGCCTAATTTTTGTAGATAGAATTATGACAGCTAAAGCTGTTGAGAGGTTCATGAGAGGAATTGTTAGTTTCTCTAGTTTTTCAATTTCTTACTTGACTGGAGGGAGTACATCAAAAGATTCTCTGAGCCCAGCAGTGCAGAGATATACTTTAGACTTGTTCCGATCTGGAAAG GTGAACTTGCTTTTCACCACAGATGTAACTGAAGAGGGTATTGATGTACCTAACTGTTCTTGTGTCATACGCTTCGACCTGCCCAGAACTGTTTGTAGCTACGTTCAATCTCGTGGTCGTGCCAGAAGGAGCAGCTCAAATTATGTTCTTATGATTGAGAG GGGAAACATGGATCAGCAGGAACACATATTCCGCATAATACGGACTGAGTACTATATTAAACACTTCGCTCTGTATAGGCACAAAAACCCCAATGTTTCATCCTCTGAGTGGCCTATGCAAGATAAGTATGCATACTATGTTGATTCAACAGGAGCAACTATAACTGCAGACTGCTGTGTTGATCTGATCCGTAAATATTGTGAGAAACTTCCTAAAGATAG GTATTACATGCCAAAGCCTTCCTTTGCGGTGGCTATCGAAGATGGATCATACCAATGCACCTTGACTTTGCCTCCAAATGCGGCGTTTCAAAGGATAGTTGGCCCTTTATGCAGTACAAGTAATTTAGCCAAGCAGCTTGTATCCCTAGATGCGTGCAAGAAATTGCATCAGCTAGGAGAACTCAATGATCATCTTCTACCCTTCACCGAAGAACCTATTGAAATTGATGTTGCTTTAAGAGATGGGAAATTCCTTTCTGGACCAG GAACGACTAAAAGAAAGGAGCTCCATGGAACAAGAAATGTTCTTGCCCTGTCAGGATCGTGGATTCATGAAAGTGAAAGTGTCACATTGAATGCTTATAGATTCGATTTTCTTTGTGACCAAGAGGGTGAAAACTATGCTGGGTTTGTTCTCTTAATGGAATCAGCACTTGATGATGATGTAGCTTGTTCTAAAATGGATCTATTCCTGATCCCTAATAAAATGGTGTACACCACCGTAACTCCGTGTGGAAAAGTTCAACTGGACAAAAAACAG CTACGTGACGGGAAGTTGTTCCAAGAATTCTTTTTCAATGGAATATTTGGTAGATTATTTCATGGATCTCGAACAAGTGGAGTGCAAAGGGAATTTCTTTTCAGAAAAGGTCATGAAATACAATGGAGCTCAGAGAGCATGTACTTACTTTTACCTTTGAGGCATTCACCACACATCCAGCAAGATTTAAACATATACTGGGAGGCAGTTGAATCCTGCACCCAGGCGGTGGAGCAGTTGAGAAATTTGTATCTGGAAGATGAAAATATCCGTGCAAATTTTATTCAACATAGAAGTATCAAGGAGAAAGACATTATTTATCTGGCCAACAAATCTCTTCATTTTTCTAGCATCAAAGATTCAGTTGTGCTATCGCTTCATACTGGAAGGATATACTCTGTTCTTGACTTGATCTATGACACAACTGCTGAAGACTCGTTTGAAGAGATGTATAATGGAAAAGCTTCACCGTTTTCTTCATTCATGGACTACTACCGTGAAAA GTATGGTATTGTTATTcaacatccaaaacaaccgttgttGCTGTTAAAGCAAAGCCACAATGCACACAATCTTCTTTTTTCAAAATCGAAGTACATAG ATGGTTCTACGGGTGATCCTTTGCTCATGGAAAAAGAGCAAATACACGCCCGGGTCCCACCTGAATTGTTAATCCACATTGATGTGACAATTGAAGTTCTCAAATCTTTTTATTTATTGCCTTCTGTAATGCATCGACTTCAGTCTCTCATGCTAGCCAGCCAGCTCCGCAGAGATATTGGTTACACTCAACATATACCAAGTTACCTG ATTTTGGAAGCTATCACAACTTTAAGGTGCTGCGAAACATTTTCCCTGGAGCGTTTAGAATTATTGGGAGACTCAGTACTAAAATATGTGATAGGATGTGACCTGTTTTTAAGGTATCCTATGAAACATGAAGGTCATCTTTCTGATATGAGATCAAATGCTGTCTGCAATGCTACGCTTCATAAGCACGGAATCTGGCGATCCTTGCAG GGTTACGTGCGGGATAGTGCATTTGACCCACGGCGTTGGGTTGCTCCTGGGCAGATATCTTTGCGCCCTTTTCCTTGTAACTGCGGAATTGAGACTGCATTTGTTCCAACTAATGGAAGGTATATCAGCGACGACCCATCTTTTGTCGTTGGAAAACCATGTGATAGAGCTCACAGATGGATGTGCTCGAAAGCAATATCTGATTGTGTTGAAGCCCTAGTTGGAGCATATTATGTCGGTGGTGGCATAGTTGCTGCACTTTGGGTTATGAAGTGGTTCGGTATTGAAATAAAATGCGATAGGAAGTTGGTACAGGAAGTAAAGCTCAACGCATCTTATATATGCTACTTACCTAAAATAAGTGTTATTGAGGAGTTGGAAGCAAAACTGAAGTACAACTTCTCAGTCAAGGGCCTTCTACTGGAAGCCATAACTCATCCATCTCTGCAGGAATTAGGGGTTGACTACTGTTACCAG CGTCTGGAATTTCTGGGTGATTCTGTGCTGGATCTACTAATTACACGCTATCTCTATGTTACCCATACTGATGTTGATCCTGGAGAATTGACAGACTTACGTTCCGCTTTGGTTAGTAATGAGAATTTTGCAGAAGTAGTTTTAAGAAATAACATTCACAGTCATCTACAGCATGGGTCTGGAATACTTTTGGAGCAAATCACAGAATATGTTAGATCCAATTTGGAGTGCCAAGGGAAGGTTAATAAATTCCTTCAACATGCTACATGTAAAGTACCTAAG GTGCTTGGAGACATTATGGAAAGCATTGCCGGTGCAATATTTGTAGACACAGATTTTAATGTTGATGTGGTTTGGAAGATTGTTGAACCGTTGCTTTCCCCAATGATAACCCCTGATAATCTTGCATTGCCACCTTATCGGGAGTTGTTAGAGCTGTGTAGTCACCTTGGTTATTTCATAAATTCAAAATGCAGTAGTAAAGGAGAAGAAGTAAGTATAGAGATGTCAGTGCAATTACGAGATGAACTGCTGATAGCGCAAGGACAAGACAGAAATAAGAAGAGTGCAAAGGCAAAAGCAGCAGCTCGTATATTGGCAGATCTGAAG AAAAGAGGCCTTTCAATGAAACAATGTCCTTCTAAAGCTAAGCAGTCGGGTATTATATCTTCGGACCAGCAGTATCCTTTGGCAAGT TTGGAATCACCACTTGATTATTGTCAGGTGAATGTCAATCCTAGCCTAGGAGGCCTTCCCTCACTGAAAGAAGCAG TTGTTCTTCGGCTCAAAATGGACAAAGGTGGACCACGAAGTGCTCTTTTTAAGCTATGCAAGAGGTTGCAGTGGCCAATGCCAGAATTCGAATTTGTGGAACAAAGGTTCAG GACTCCTATTGTTCTGGACGGGGTAACCACAACGAACTTCAATAGCTTCGTGTCAACCATCACCTTGCACATACCTGATGTAGCAGCCATTACACTTCAAGGTGAGCGGCGAACTGACAAAAAGAGTTCCCAGGATTCAGCATCGCTGACAATGCTCCACAAGCTTCAAGAGCTCAAGGTCTGTATATGCAAGACTTAG